Proteins from one Rosa chinensis cultivar Old Blush chromosome 7, RchiOBHm-V2, whole genome shotgun sequence genomic window:
- the LOC112178182 gene encoding uncharacterized protein LOC112178182, with the protein MSRSVWNLANCTVLLNANSLHQKLTELFIDAPYDANLFAKIISLCYHIWKARNNNVFRNEAFSSPAIVAIAASTSQDFLIHNPPVRRPPDEREHIKWNPPPPDHVKINFDGSVIQQNNNAAIGFVIRDNFGSPVIACAKRIGKANVPLTEAVALRESLLKAQELNYTNLLIEGDSQLVIHCVIGKTNTPWHLQSIIQDIKQLASNFNSVVFTHTLREANFVANALASIGHGSDELISWTSHFPSSVNSAISFDLFGAGCSRGASL; encoded by the coding sequence ATGTCAAGATCTGTTTGGAACCTTGCCAATTGCACTGTTTTGCTTAATGCAAATAGCCTGCACCAGAAATTAACTGAGTTATTTATTGATGCTCCTTATGATGCCAATCTCTTTGCTAAGATCATTTCTCTTTGCTATCACATTTGGAAAGCAAGAAATAACAATGTTTTCAGGAATGAAGCTTTCTCCTCCCCTGCTATAGTGGCCATTGCGGCTTCCACTTCTCAAGATTTCCTCATTCATAATCCTCCTGTAAGGCGTCCTCCAGATGAGCGGGAGCACATCAAATGGAATCCTCCTCCTCCAGACCATGTTAAAATCAACTTTGATGGTTCAGTCATCCAACAAAACAACAATGCAGCTATTGGCTTTGTTATCAGAGACAACTTTGGAAGTCCTGTTATTGCTTGTGCTAAACGAATTGGGAAAGCTAATGTCCCTCTGACAGAAGCTGTTGCTCTCCGGGAAAGCCTCCTAAAAGCTCAAGAGCTTAACTACACCAACCTGTTGATTGAAGGGGATTCCCAACTGGTCATTCACTGTGTTATTGGGAAGACCAACACTCCTTGGCATCTACAGTCTATCATCCAGGACATCAAACAGCTAGCTTCCAACTTCAATTCAGTCGTTTTCACCCACACTTTACGggaagctaattttgtggcAAATGCCCTTGCCTCCATAGGCCATGGATCGGACGAGCTCATTTCTTGGACCAGTCACTTTCCCTCGAGTGTTAATTCAGCTATTAGCTTTGATCTGTTTGGCGCAGGCTGCTCTAGAGGAGCCTCcctttag
- the LOC112177224 gene encoding pentatricopeptide repeat-containing protein At5g18390, mitochondrial, with translation MFLLKVPRYSLLNCEQRRKKMLRSFAKSSLHLYLHQNPNQNPKTLHLLLHLRHLTTLNAFPPQKPAVAPTKDDYFSAIHHITNIVRRDHFMERTLNKLRISVDSDLVFRVLRACSASSTESLRFFNWARTHHPTYHPTTLETEELVKTLARSKKYESMWKILDSMKTHHGLTLSQDTLCFIIQEYGKHGLIDQAVELFNRAPKTFNCLQSVEVHNALLFSLCQTKLFHGAYALVRRLIRKGLAPNKMTYSILVNAWCSNGKMKEAQLFLEEMSEKGFNPPVRGRDLLVEGLLNAGYIEAAKDMVRKMVKENCVPDVSTFNALLEAICTSGEVEFCIGLYWEATGLGLCPDINTYKVLIPAVSKVGRMDDAFRLLHNAIEDGHRPFPGLYAPIVKGMCRNGQFDDAFCFFSEMKVKGHPPNRPVYTMLITMAGRGGRFVEAANYLMEMTELGLMPISRCFDLVTDGLKNSGKHDLAKRIEQLEVSLRGT, from the coding sequence ATGTTCTTGCTTAAAGTCCCACGCTACTCCCTACTAAACTGCGAACAACGACGCAAAAAAATGCTCAGGTCCTTCGCCAAAAGTTCCCTCCACCTCTATCTCCACCAAAacccaaaccaaaacccaaaaaccctccacctcctcctccacctccgcCACCTCACCACCCTCAATGCCTTCCCTCCCCAAAAACCCGCCGTGGCCCCCACCAAAGACGACTACTTCTCCGCCATTCACCACATCACCAACATCGTCCGCCGCGACCACTTCATGGAGCGCACCCTCAACAAGCTCCGCATCTCCGTCGACTCCGACCTCGTCTTCCGCGTCCTCCGCGCCTGCTCCGCCTCCTCCACCGAGTCCCTCCGCTTCTTCAATTGGGCCCGCACCCACCACCCCACCTACCACCCCACCACCCTCGAAACCGAAGAGCTCGTCAAGACCCTCGCCCGCTCCAAAAAATACGAGTCCATGTGGAAAATCCTCGACTCCATGAAAACCCACCACGGTTTAACACTCTCCCAGGACACCCTTTGCTTCATTATCCAAGAGTACGGCAAGCACGGCCTGATCGACCAGGCCGTTGAGCTCTTCAATCGAGCTCCCAAGACCTTTAACTGCTTGCAGTCGGTGGAAGTTCACAACGCTCTGCTCTTCTCTCTCTGCCAGACTAAGCTCTTTCACGGCGCTTATGCCTTGGTGAGGAGGCTGATTCGGAAAGGGCTCGCTCCGAATAAGATGACGTATTCCATTTTGGTCAATGCTTGGTGTTCTAATGGGAAGATGAAGGAGGCGCAGCTGTTCTTGGAGGAGATGAGTGAGAAGGGGTTTAATCCGCCGGTTCGAGGCCGTGATCTGCTGGTTGAGGGGTTGCTCAATGCTGGTTATATTGAGGCTGCCAAAGATATGGTAAGGAAAATGGTGAAGGAAAACTGTGTGCCTGATGTTTCTACTTTTAATGCATTGTTAGAAGCTATTTGTACGTCTGGGGAGGTTGAGTTTTGCATTGGTCTTTATTGGGAGGCAACTGGATTGGGGCTTTGTCCTGATATTAATACTTATAAAGTGTTGATACCGGCGGTTTCGAAGGTTGGGAGGATGGATGATGCATTTAGGCTTTTGCATAATGCGATTGAGGACGGGCATAGGCCGTTTCCGGGCTTGTATGCCCCTATTGTTAAGGGGATGTGTAGGAATGGTCAGTTTGATGATGCATTTTGTTTCTTTAGTGAGATGAAGGTCAAGGGTCATCCTCCGAATCGGCCGGTATATACCATGTTGATAACTATGGCTGGACGTGGAGGCCGGTTTGTTGAGGCTGCGAATTACTTGATGGAGATGACTGAGTTGGGGTTGATGCCGATTTCACGGTGCTTTGATTTGGTCACGGATGGATTGAAGAATAGTGGGAAGCATGATCTGGCTAAGAGAATTGAGCAATTGGAAGTTTCTCTTAGGGGTACATGA
- the LOC112180502 gene encoding ethylene-responsive transcription factor WIN1, producing the protein MVQSKKFRGVRQRHWGSWVSEIRHPLLKRRMWLGTFESAEEAARAYDEAAILMSGRNAKTNFPVTTNEIAAANNKNSINNKSNSSSTTTTSPSATLSAKLRKCCSASLTCLRLDAENSHIGVWQKRAGPRSDSNWLMMVELGRKSGLEAEKVESTIVPQVSAGHETQGLNEEKRIALQMIEELLSRN; encoded by the exons atggtACAATCAAAGAAGTTCCGAGGGGTCAGGCAACGCCACTGGGGCTCTTGGGTATCTGAGATTCGTCATCCATTACT GAAAAGGAGGATGTGGCTTGGGACATTTGAGAGTGCAGAAGAGGCAGCACGAGCCTACGACGAGGCTGCGATTCTGATGAGTGGTCGAAATGCCAAAACAAACTTTCCGGTCACCACAAATGAAATTGCAGCTGCTAATAATAAAAATTCTATTAACAACAAGAGCAACTCCAGCAGTACTACTACTACTTCACCTTCTGCAACCCTCAGCGCCAAGCTTCGCAAGTGTTGCTCTGCTTCCCTCACTTGCCTCAGGCTCGACGCCGAGAATTCCCACATCGGAGTTTGGCAAAAGCGCGCTGGGCCACGCTCAGATTCGAATTGGCTGATGATGGTGGAGCTGGGACGGAAGAGTGGTTTAGAAGCGGAGAAGGTGGAGAGTACTATCGTCCCTCAAGTGTCCGCTGGACATGAAACGCAAGGATTGAACGAGGAGAAAAGGATTGCATTGCAGATGATAGAGGAACTTCTGAGTAGAAATTAA
- the LOC112177227 gene encoding MLP-like protein 43, with amino-acid sequence MSNYGKVEVAIEIKAAADEFYDMVVHRPHHVPNNKLDGVATNQADKSSSAKVGSISSWKYFQDGKAKVSQEMIEALDSKKHSATWKVVEGELLDDYKSFKFIL; translated from the exons ATGTCCAATTATGGTAAGGTGGAGGTGGCTATTGAGATCAAGGCTGCTGCTGACGA gtTTTATGATATGGTTGTACACAGACCACACCATGTACCCAACAACAAACTTGATGGTGTTGCAACTAATCAAGCTGACAAGTCCTCATCCGCAAAAGTCGGTTCTATCTCATCCTGGAAGTATTTCCAAG ATGGGAAAGCTAAAGTATCCCAGGAGATGATTGAAGCCCTGGACAGCAAGAAACATTCAGCAACTTGGAAAGTCGTTGAAGGAGAACTTCTTGATGATTACAAGAGCTTCAAGTTCATCCTGTAA